The following are encoded in a window of Podospora pseudoanserina strain CBS 124.78 chromosome 6, whole genome shotgun sequence genomic DNA:
- a CDS encoding hypothetical protein (EggNog:ENOG503PR5T): MPSHTPIRQAAAATTTPTTSSPAMKRGVSRNPRLAAATLALTLTALAVQQVSSSRTRENESARRKAGDLYVSVDRSGGGI, translated from the exons ATGCCCTCCCACACTCCCATCCGTCAAGCTGCCGCagctaccaccacccccactaCTTCTTCCCCCGCCATGAAGCGCGGCGTGAG CCGCAACCCCCGCCTAGCAGCCGCAACCCTAGCCCTAACCCTCACAGCCCTCGCCGTCCAGCaagtctcctcctcccgcaccAGGGAGAACGAGTCGGCGCGGAGGAAGGCGGGAGACCTCTACGTGAGCGTGGATCGGAGTGGTGGCGGCATCTAA
- the PDX3 gene encoding pyridoxamine-phosphate oxidase (COG:H; BUSCO:EOG09264ZXA; EggNog:ENOG503NZQH), with amino-acid sequence MATFFNHRLTSLVMHQAIRFSKSTLPITPPMRVSPRRLPSLSVFARGTRLISSSNSRMALHPKQVDKLIFAPTGTPALLDSGPTLPPGQAAQFLKAERQGGLKRTDVDPESPITQFHTWFQQASLPEAGVFHPETCTLSTAQLPSGRVSSRVVYMKELDHKGFVIYSNFGTSGKARDLFGTADGKSTGNPWASLVFWWEPLERQVRVEGRAERLAPEESQVYYDTRARGSRIGAWASQQSSVLKPDASKEGDDGRSQLEGWVKETEKKFEGAEQIPVPPFWGGLRIIPERVEFWQGRQSRLHDRFVYDLVECQDGSKKWQLERLSP; translated from the exons ATGGCGaccttcttcaaccatcGACTAACTTCTTTGGTGATGCATCAGGCCATCAGGTTTTCCAAGAGCACTCTGCCTATAACACCGCCCATGCGCGTCAGCCCCCGTCGCTTGCCCTCTCTTTCCGTGTTTGCCAGAGGAACCCGTTTGATCAGCTCAAGCAACAGCAGAATGGCGCTTCATCCCAAGCAAGTCGACAAGCTCATAT TCGCCCCCACCGGGACACCAGCACTACTGGATTCAGGCCCTACACTTCCTCCTGGACAGGCCGCCCAGTTCTTGAAAGCTGAGCGCCAAGGTGGTCTCAAGAGGACTGACGTCGACCCGGAGAGCCCTATCACACAATTCCACACATGGTTCCAGCAAGCCTCGCTTCCCGAGGCCGGTGTTTTTCACCCAGAGACATGCACATTATCCACTGCCCAGCTTCCCTCTGGCCGTGTCTCCTCTCGTGTGGTATACATGAAGGAGCTTGATCACAAGGGATTTGTCATTTACAGCAACTTTGGAACCAGCGGTAAGGCTAGGGATTTGTTTGGTACCGCAGATGGGAAGAGTACAGGCAATCCATGGGCCTCTCTTGTGTTTTGGTGGGAGCCCTTGGAGAGGCAGGTCAGAGTAGAGGGAAGAGCAGAGAGACTTGCGCCAGAGGAAAGTCAAGTCTATTACGACACCAGAGCAAGAGGTAGTCGCATTGGTGCGTGGGCTAGTCAGCAGAGTTCAGTGCTGAAGCCCGATGCGAgcaaggagggtgatgacggGCGGTCACAGTTGGAGGGATGGGTCAAGGAGACAGAGAAGAAGTTCGAGGGTGCCGAGCAAATTCCAGTTCCTCCATTCTGGGGCGGCCTCAGAATTATTCCAGAGCGAGTGGAGTTCTGGCAGGGGAGGCAGAGCCGGTTGCACGATCGGTTTGTGTATGACCTTGTCGAGTGTCAGGATGGGAGCAAGAAGTGGCAGTTGGAGAGGCTAAGCCCATAA
- the TAP42 gene encoding Type 2A phosphatase-associated protein 42 (COG:T; BUSCO:EOG092648LP; EggNog:ENOG503NYBK), translated as METEPRSLKAVFADAEAQRIALETQAFTPNSQQYADAISSAIKNYQESLHLISHLSLFSRNESLEDLSTSDLPLLLINYHLAELSQKLPTPSLPERKRILTSARDFYERFLHLLDSYSLLTPQSAKLLEAYTSSPSTFSTANSSDPTVRRNAKIANFQTEKALRQKLEYLRGRPEYGATEDEDIPSGAGDEEVVREVYLANLAYRVHLTFNALDSLNREMEILSMAPSQPPPSTQQNQQQAEDDRRRRGITSDGSYNDRLDIMNRALGGKGGPILSQQGKPLQPFTLLASRQEIAKGVFRPSHNLPTMTIDEYLEEERRRGGIIEGGGEASGQVPEPDEDDYEKAEKEMYKARAWDEFVEENPRGAGNTINRG; from the coding sequence ATGGAAACCGAGCCTCGCTCCCTCAAAGCTGTCTTCGCTGACGCCGAAGCCCAGCGCATCGCTCTGGAAACCCAGGCCTTCACTCCCAACTCCCAACAATACGCCGacgccatctcctccgccatcaaGAACTACCAAGAGTCCCTTCACCTGATATcccacctctctctcttctcccgcAACGAATCTCTCGAagacctctccacctccgacctccccctcctcctaatCAACTACCACCTCGCCGAGCTCTCCCAAAagctccccaccccctcccttcccgaGCGCAAAAGAATCCTCACCTCCGCCCGCGATTTCTACGAGcgcttcctccacctcctaGACAGctactccctcctcaccccccaatCAGCCAAACTCCTCGAAGcctacacctcctccccatccaccttTTCAACCGCCAACTCCTCCGACCCAACAGTCCGCCGGAATGCCAAAATCGCAAACTTCCAAACAGAAAAAGCCCTCCGCCAAAAGTTAGAATATCTCCGCGGCCGTCCAGAGTATGGCGCCACAGAAGATGAAGACATCCCCTCGGGAGCAGGCGACGAGGAAGTCGTCCGAGAAGTCTACCTAGCTAACCTAGCTTATCGTGTTCACCTTACCTTCAACGCCCTCGACTCTCTAAATCGGGAAATGGAGATCTTGTCCATGGcaccctcccaaccacctccatcgACCCAGCAAAACCAGCAGCAAGCCGAGGATGATAGGCGTAGGCGGGGAATAACCAGCGATGGCAGTTACAACGACAGACTAGACATAATGAACCGTGCTCttggagggaaaggaggacCGATTTTGTCACAGCAGGGGAAGCCACTGCAGCCGTTTACGCTGTTGGCAAGCAGGCAGGAGATTGCCAAGGGGGTGTTTAGGCCGAGTCATAATCTGCCGACAATGACGATTGATGAGTAcctggaggaagagagaaggagaggtgggattattgaggggggaggggaggcaaGTGGGCAGGTGCCGGAGCCGGATGAGGATGATTATgaaaaggccgagaaggagatgtATAAGGCTAGGGCGTGGGATGAGTTTGTGGAGGAGAACCCCAGGGGGGCTGGTAATACGATCAACCGTGGTTAG
- a CDS encoding hypothetical protein (EggNog:ENOG503P2YW) — translation MEQQQLIDQLIDDWASTPSPPAQENMPMATESGSPRAVTFSEPQPEPPKPHQPHPATRNAIQQNFMDIMATRCHLAPAKGKDTSVLAFIIFPKDYIGTTCDGGRWGDFKLRMSYGSLIALNSAKINNMFKPRAQERFRRRLATDLGVKDLPEGVKYVLDFTPPVEGAELADLTAKLWLPKMVKLWFLAGHYSPDPVLKCFQDTDFRSRLMADSAVGAIMVMGHDDICRRQNCLTDASPWEVDSSCPGIVPDDESTPMCHIPPWRRIEDYCPIRHRVCIMRVLQAINGKDLMLNSAVRMWTVAQVAISLEVPQVVVDPVTQWLSAPPNTKFTEICPEKAFELAYALRIPSILTAAFKILVSETAVDYAKALRSPRLPKESWVQRPRDDYGDFPSDPVEYGARAFLDRMTGKYKLLKSDAVFNYLPTRIAEWDHLMATKQVIDRYGHSEVKEAYERLTRGLVHIVHEYVDRVMTAETQGCEIDGLPQKVVELVEAQRRHYVPAKSHLPLHLVYSKLDPSQKVLTPYLWRSLREKLETLAEMANTKVDGDYLEQLRLTFNKEMSRIRHPEAVEMLSDIASAGGGNRQVWTGWFDLFKFHSGLHYALKDLTTRVLGHHDENMFSFFLSDHLLLNIEDSELKYLPIWADGGLDDGSGGVFQEVIPEAEMGPSEPGPGYHTGYTVAGTDTDMASTVGYAPTMVSKSDLGFGELLLDDATVARSVSVQQTGAGESEWGGIISDNKRRVVAVPSEMTSEDRFTEGEDGEWNEAMYERPAGHQAVGQALEEYVEEPGLEGGSLKGKGVDDVMSLDDDDDDDGTSTLDGFEDMDDVNFGL, via the exons ATggagcaacaacaacttATCGATCAACTTATCGACGACTGGGCGAGTACGCCCAGTCCACCAGCACAAGAAAATATGCCTATGGCTACTGAATCTGGATCACCAAGAGCTGTAACCTTCAGTGAGCCCCAACCGGAgcctccaaaaccacatcaaccccatcctgCGACCCGAAATGCCATACAGCAGAACTTCATGGACATTATGGCTACCAGATGCCACCTCGCCCCAGCCAAAGGCAAAGATACCTCCGTCTTGGCCTTCATCATCTTTCCCAAAGACTACATTGGAACCACTTGTGACGGCGGCCGATGGGGTGATTTCAAGCTCCGTATGAGCTACGGTTCGCTCATCGCTCTCAATTCTGCCAAGATCAACAACATGTTCAAACCCCGGGCCCAGGAGCGGTTCCGTCGCCGACTGGCTACTGACCTAGGTGTGAAAGACCTGCCGGAAGGTGTCAAGTATGTTCTGGACTTCACGCCTCCGGTTGAGGGAGCTGAGCTAGCAGACCTTACTGCGAAGCTCTGGCTGCCCAAGATGGTCAAATTGTGGTTTCTTGCTGGCCACTATTCGCCAGACCCAGTCCTCAAATGTTTCCAAGATACTGATTTCCGGAGCCGGCTGATGGCAGACTCTGCAGTTGGCGCCATCATGGTAATGGGGCATGATGATATTTGCAGACGTCAGAACT GCCTTACTGATGCATCTCCGTGGGAAGTTGACAGCAGTTGCCCGGGAATTGTTCCCGATGACGAAAGTACCCCGATGTGCCACATCCCCCCTTGGCGAAGAATTGAGGATTATTGTCCCATACGGCATCGTGTCTGCATCATGCGTGTTTTGCAGGCGATCAACGGGAAGGATCTGATGCTGAATTCGGCAGTAAGAATGTGGACCGTCGCGCAAGTGGCCATCTCTCTGGAGGTTCCACAGGTCGTG GTTGACCCGGTCACCCAATGGCTCAGTGCTCCTCCAAACACAAAGTTCACAGAAATTTGTCCCGAAAAAGCGTTTGAGCTTGCCTACGCGCTCAGAATCCCAAGTATCTTGACGGCCGCCTTCAAGATCCTGGTCAGCGAAACTGCCGTCGACTACGCCAAAGCGCTCCGGTCGCCACGTCTTCCTAAAGAAAGCTGGGTGCAGCGTCCCCGAGATGACTACGGCGACTTCCCTTCTGATCCCGTTGAATACGGCGCCCGGGCTTTTCTTGATAGGATGACGGGCAAATACAAGTTGCTCAAATCTGATGCCGTTTTCAACTATCTCCCCACCCGGATCGCTGAATGGGACCATCTCATGGCGACGAAACAAGTTATCGATCGGTATGGGCATTctgaggtgaaggaggccTATGAGCGACTGACCAGGGGTTTGGTACATATCGTTCACGAGTACGTGGACAGAGTGATGACAGCTGAAACGCAAGGTTGCGAGATTGATGGCCTTCCGCAGAAAgtggtggagttggtggaggctCAACGACGGCATTACGTCCCCGCAAAGTCCCATTTGCCCTTGCATCTGGTGTACTCAAAACTGGATCCCTCGCAAAAAGTTCTCACGCCGTACTTGTGGAGGAGTTTACGCGAGAAGCTCGAGACTCTTGCGGAGATGGCGAACACgaaggttgatggtgattaTCTAGAGCAGCTCAGGCTCACGTTTAACAAGGAAATGTCGAGGATTCGCCATCCTGAGGCCGTGGAAATGTTGAGCGACATTGCgagtgctggtggtggcaatCGCCAAGTCTGGACGGGGTGGTTTGACCTGTTCAAGTTCCACAGCGGGTTGCACTATGCGCTCAAGGACTTGACCACCAGGGTGCTGGGGCATCACGATGAGAACATGTTTTCGTTCTTCCTTTCGGACCACTTGCTGCTGAATATTGAGGATAGCGAGCTCAAGTACTTGCCGATTTGGGCGGATGGTGGGTTAGATGATGGGTCGGGGGGTGTTTTTCAGGAGGTCATTCCCGAGGCGGAGATGGGGCCAAGTGAGCCCGGGCCGGGTTATCATACGGGGTACACGGTTGCGGGGACGGACACGGACATGGCCAGTACGGTTGGGTATGCGCCTACGATGGTGAGTAAATCTGATTTGGGGTTCGGAGAGCtgttgttggatgatgcGACGGTGGCAAGGAGTGTGAGTGTTCAGCAGActggggctggggagagCGAGTGGGGTGGGATTATATCGGATAAtaagaggagggtggtggctgtgCCGAGTGAGATGACGAGCGAGGATCGGTTtacggagggagaggatggggagtggaatGAGGCTATGTATGAGAGGCCGGCGGGGCATCAGGCTGTTGGgcaggcgttggaggagtaTGTGGAGGAGCCAGGGTTGGAGGGTGGCTCTttgaaggggaaaggggtggacGATGTCATGAGtctggatgatgacgatgatgacgatgggacGTCGACGCTGGATGGGTTTGAGGATATGGATGATGTGAACTTTGGGCTTTGA